From the Micromonospora echinofusca genome, the window TGACCGCCGAGCTGGCCGGGCTCGGCCGCCTCCAGACGCTGCTGGTCGACGACACCATCGAGGAGGTGCACATCCTCGGCTGCGACCAGGTGCGCGTCACCCGGCACGGCGGCGGGGTCGACTGGGTGGAGCCGATCGCCGACAGCGACGACGAGCTGGTGGAGATCCTCCAGGCGGCGGCCCGCCGGGCCGGGGCCACCGAGCGTTCGCTGTCGACCTCCAAGCCCACCCTCGACCTGCAACTGCCCGACGGCAGCCGGCTCGCCGCCGTGTTCCTGGTCAGCCACCGCCCGTACGCGGTGATCCGCAAGCACAACACCCTCGACGTGAGCCTCGACGACCTCGCCGGTGGCCGGGGCGACCTGGACGAGATGGTCGACCCGCTGGTGCGCGACTTCCTCCGCGCGTCCATGCGCGCCGGGCTGAACATCATGGTGGCGGGCCTCGCGGGCGCCGGGAAGACGACCGTGATCCGGGCGCTGATGGACGAGATCCCGGCCGACGAGCCGTACGTGCTGCTGGAGGAGAGCCGCGAGCTGCTGCCGGCCCGCCGCCGGCTCAAGCACCGGGCGGTGATGAGCTTCGAGGCCCGGGAGGGGCACGGCGAGCGCGGGGCGGACGGCCGCCCGGCCGGCGAGGTGAGCATCGCCGACCTGATCCCGGTCTCCCTGCGCATGGGCGTGCTGCGGATCATCGTCGGCGAGGTCCGGTCCCGGGAGATCGTCCCGATGCTCCAGGCCATGACGACCAGCCGCGGTTCGATGTGCACCATCCACGCCCGTACGCCCGCCGGGGTCAGCGAGCGGATCATCGAGCTGGCGCTCGCACACGGCCGGGAGATGACCGTCGACCAGGCCCGCCGGATGGCCGGCAATGCGCTCGACCTGATCGTCTACGTCACCGTCGAGGACGAGACCGCGATCGGCGGGCGCAAGCACCGCTTCGTCTCGCACGTCGAGGAGGTCATCGGCGTCGGCGACGGCAACCGGATCACCACCACCCAGGTGTTCGGGCCCGGGCCGGACGGTCGGGCCGTACCCCGGCACCTGCCCGAGCGGATCCGCGCCCAACTCCTGCGCGTCGGCTACGACGCCCGGCTGCTCAGCCGCTGGATCGAGGCCGGCACGGGCGCGTGGCGGCGGCCCCGGCACACCCGGCTCGGACGGCGGTGACGCCGGTGCCGGACAACGTCGAACTCGTCGCGGTGGCCTCCGGGGCCGCCTGCGTCGCGGGG encodes:
- a CDS encoding ATPase, T2SS/T4P/T4SS family, producing MRFEPVSGDPRRQPPGATSTAPPLAPPDGRHHPVPLPVPVTASRPEQPPPRARVDFQVVRELRRELSERLALWQRGREFTVDEEDTERARLAVAVVAEYADAVRRAGTPMASGEERILLDQVTAELAGLGRLQTLLVDDTIEEVHILGCDQVRVTRHGGGVDWVEPIADSDDELVEILQAAARRAGATERSLSTSKPTLDLQLPDGSRLAAVFLVSHRPYAVIRKHNTLDVSLDDLAGGRGDLDEMVDPLVRDFLRASMRAGLNIMVAGLAGAGKTTVIRALMDEIPADEPYVLLEESRELLPARRRLKHRAVMSFEAREGHGERGADGRPAGEVSIADLIPVSLRMGVLRIIVGEVRSREIVPMLQAMTTSRGSMCTIHARTPAGVSERIIELALAHGREMTVDQARRMAGNALDLIVYVTVEDETAIGGRKHRFVSHVEEVIGVGDGNRITTTQVFGPGPDGRAVPRHLPERIRAQLLRVGYDARLLSRWIEAGTGAWRRPRHTRLGRR